A genomic region of Lytechinus pictus isolate F3 Inbred chromosome 2, Lp3.0, whole genome shotgun sequence contains the following coding sequences:
- the LOC129253668 gene encoding uncharacterized protein LOC129253668, with protein MQAVNPKKNPNYVHIAEIWKDHVRHEYQAWRNWPERWGFIIKEYARMNNRLRGELVSPDPEDKYFYDDCKTESSVSPDDSISRQFYPSDKSVLSSLSGAKLKRSSAYSNLPNIINGTSWKDKQSSSSTLDETVVDATEIDIDKSKSEKLPAIKPAPPAGYARTTASLIGWKQGNKLETFGRAPNARGHQGILKQFNWPMQGIM; from the exons atgCAAGCAGTTAATCCTAAGAAAAATCCGAATTATGTCCATATCGCAGAAATTTG GAAGGACCACGTACGTCATGAATACCAAGCATGGAGGAACTGGCCTGAAAGATGGGGCTTCATCATTAAGGAGTATGCTAGAATGAACAACCGTCTAAGAGGAGAGCTGGTCTCACCGGATCCCGAAGACAAGTACTTTTACGATGACTGTAAAACAGAGAGTTCGGTGAGCCCCGACGATAGTATTTCCCGCCAATTCTATCCATCTGACAAATCAGTTCTCTCCTCCCTGTCGGGCGCTAAACTCAAACGATCATCAGCGTACAGCAACCTCCCGAATATCATCAACGGAACGTCATGGAAAGACAAGCAGTCATCGAGCTCGACACTTGATGAGACTGTTGTCGATGCCACCGAAATCGATATCGATAAGTCAAAGTCCGAGAAGTTACCGGCGATCAAACCCGCCCCACCAGCTGGCTACGCCCGCACAACGGCTTCTCTTATTGGTTGGAAACAAGGAAACAAACTGGAGACATTTGGGCGTGCACCTAATGCAAGAGGACATCAAGGCATTTTGAAGCAATTTAATTGGCCAATGCAAGGAATCATGTGA